The Lactobacillus sp. CBA3605 genome contains a region encoding:
- a CDS encoding amino acid ABC transporter ATP-binding protein, producing the protein MPKPVIEVEALAKSFGENEVLKNITEQVDAGQVIVVIGPSGGGKSTFLRCLNLLETPTSGKVAFEGQDLTTLDTKSVNALREKMGMVFQGFNLFPNMTVLENIKLAPMKVKGTDDATATKTAHSLLERVGLDDHADAFPASLSGGQAQRVAIARALAMNPKVMLFDEPTSALDPEMVGEVLNVMQELAKDGMTMVVVTHEMGFAKEVGDRIWFMADGYIQENNTPEDFFAHPKTERAQDFLSKILM; encoded by the coding sequence ATGCCTAAACCAGTTATTGAAGTTGAAGCCTTGGCGAAAAGCTTTGGTGAAAATGAAGTCTTAAAAAATATTACCGAACAGGTGGATGCCGGCCAGGTGATTGTCGTTATCGGACCTTCTGGTGGTGGGAAAAGTACCTTCTTACGGTGCTTGAATTTACTTGAAACCCCAACTAGCGGTAAAGTGGCATTTGAAGGGCAAGACTTAACGACGCTTGATACAAAGAGTGTTAATGCGTTACGCGAAAAAATGGGCATGGTCTTTCAGGGGTTTAATTTATTCCCGAACATGACTGTTTTGGAAAATATTAAGCTGGCACCAATGAAAGTCAAAGGCACCGATGACGCCACTGCGACTAAAACGGCACATTCTTTATTAGAACGTGTGGGGTTAGATGATCATGCGGATGCGTTCCCTGCCAGCTTATCAGGTGGTCAAGCGCAACGGGTCGCAATTGCCCGCGCATTAGCCATGAATCCCAAAGTGATGTTATTCGATGAGCCTACCTCGGCCTTAGATCCAGAGATGGTCGGTGAAGTTTTGAATGTCATGCAGGAGTTGGCTAAAGATGGGATGACGATGGTTGTTGTCACCCACGAAATGGGCTTTGCAAAAGAAGTTGGCGACCGAATTTGGTTTATGGCGGATGGTTATATTCAAGAAAATAACACGCCAGAAGATTTCTTTGCTCACCCTAAAACGGAACGGGCGCAAGATTTTCTATCAAAAATTTTAATGTAG
- a CDS encoding ABC transporter substrate-binding protein/permease, whose translation MKKRVGLLLAIITALVMLVMPLGTQSAHAADTSLQDIQKKGVLVMGTSPDYPPYEFQATVNGKSKVVGMDVQIGQKVAKDLGVKLKIKSMSFDSLLVALQTGKVDMIISGMNPTPARRKNVAFTNTYYQGGYDIVINKTDAAKYKNKDSFNGGTLGAQTGTTQYNAAKKQTKNTQVKGMTSQSDLILALQSHKIDGVAMEKPSAEAYVANNKQLAAIPSKFNMSSSATSSAIAFRKGSTSLVNKVNQTVAEIKQEKLVKKTYLPTAGKYLKTNTVNTSMGHYWQAFLTGIEYTLIITVCSVFFGFIIGIVLALARMAKGGVFKTILRWIATAYVEFIRGTPMMVQVMFVYFGLGLFVNLPALTSGIIAISLNSGAYVAEYIRGGINSVDVGQTEAARSLGMSNGRTMRYVILPQALKNIWPSLGNEFITLIKDSSIVSIIGVTELIYQSNIVRSDTYRGVAPIVVIMVLYFILTFTASRILNYFERRMQHA comes from the coding sequence ATGAAAAAAAGAGTTGGATTATTATTAGCAATTATAACGGCGTTAGTCATGCTGGTGATGCCATTAGGGACGCAATCAGCACATGCCGCTGATACATCGTTACAAGATATTCAAAAAAAGGGTGTCCTAGTCATGGGAACTTCGCCAGACTATCCACCATATGAATTTCAAGCGACGGTCAATGGTAAGAGTAAAGTCGTCGGGATGGATGTGCAGATTGGCCAAAAAGTAGCTAAAGATTTAGGTGTGAAACTGAAAATCAAGTCAATGTCATTTGATTCACTATTAGTTGCCCTCCAAACGGGTAAAGTTGATATGATTATTTCTGGGATGAACCCAACGCCCGCCCGGCGTAAAAATGTCGCGTTTACAAATACTTATTATCAAGGTGGCTATGATATCGTCATTAACAAGACGGATGCTGCCAAGTATAAGAACAAAGATTCATTTAACGGGGGGACGCTAGGCGCTCAAACCGGGACGACCCAATATAATGCCGCTAAAAAGCAAACTAAAAATACCCAGGTTAAAGGGATGACGTCGCAGTCGGACTTAATCCTAGCCTTACAAAGTCATAAAATTGATGGTGTTGCGATGGAAAAGCCGTCCGCAGAAGCCTACGTTGCTAACAACAAACAATTAGCGGCGATTCCTAGTAAGTTCAATATGAGTTCTTCTGCAACAAGTTCAGCGATTGCCTTTCGGAAGGGATCTACGAGCTTAGTTAACAAAGTTAATCAGACTGTTGCTGAAATTAAGCAAGAAAAGTTGGTTAAAAAGACGTATTTGCCAACTGCTGGTAAATACTTAAAAACGAATACAGTTAATACCTCAATGGGGCATTACTGGCAAGCCTTCTTGACGGGGATTGAATATACGTTAATTATTACCGTTTGTTCTGTCTTCTTCGGATTTATCATTGGGATTGTCTTGGCCTTAGCACGGATGGCCAAAGGTGGTGTCTTCAAGACAATCTTGCGGTGGATTGCCACGGCCTACGTCGAATTTATTCGAGGAACGCCAATGATGGTTCAAGTGATGTTTGTATACTTTGGCTTAGGGTTATTCGTCAATCTACCGGCATTAACATCGGGGATTATTGCGATTTCATTAAATTCTGGCGCTTATGTGGCTGAATATATTCGGGGTGGGATCAATTCCGTGGATGTTGGTCAAACCGAAGCCGCTCGTAGTTTAGGGATGTCAAACGGTCGGACCATGCGATACGTGATTTTGCCACAAGCCTTGAAGAACATTTGGCCTTCCTTAGGAAATGAATTTATTACCTTAATTAAGGATAGTTCAATCGTGTCAATTATTGGGGTAACCGAATTAATCTATCAAAGTAATATCGTCCGTTCAGATACTTATCGTGGGGTGGCACCAATTGTGGTCATCATGGTCTTATACTTCATCTTGACCTTCACTGCCTCTCGGATCTTGAACTACTTCGAAAGGAGAATGCAACATGCCTAA